In Synechococcus sp. CC9616, the following are encoded in one genomic region:
- a CDS encoding J domain-containing protein, whose product MNNPYATLGVSSSASAAEIKAAYRRLVKQHHPDAGGDDQRILALNAAWEVLGDADRRRAFDRQHTPASQPHESSDPKVRRAGSARGRGAAADVALAEWLKQVYAPIDRLIGEVINPFPAQFKALSADPYDDALMEDFCTYLEKSLQKLDRVKQLFQSLPTPATARGFGLSVYHCFSELEDALHELERYTMGYVDNYLHDGREMLREAKQRRQRLQDERRRLEI is encoded by the coding sequence ATGAACAATCCCTACGCCACGCTGGGGGTGTCGAGCAGTGCCAGTGCAGCCGAGATCAAGGCGGCCTACCGCCGGCTGGTTAAGCAGCACCATCCCGATGCGGGCGGGGATGACCAGCGGATCCTTGCCCTCAACGCTGCCTGGGAAGTTCTTGGCGATGCGGATCGGCGGCGCGCCTTTGATCGCCAGCACACACCAGCTTCCCAGCCGCACGAATCGAGTGATCCAAAAGTGCGTCGAGCCGGTTCGGCTCGCGGTCGCGGAGCCGCTGCCGATGTGGCCTTGGCCGAATGGCTGAAGCAGGTGTATGCCCCGATCGATCGCCTGATCGGGGAGGTGATCAATCCCTTTCCCGCCCAGTTCAAAGCGCTTTCAGCCGATCCATATGACGACGCGTTGATGGAGGACTTCTGCACCTACCTGGAGAAGAGCCTGCAGAAGCTGGATCGCGTCAAACAGCTGTTTCAGTCGCTGCCAACTCCAGCGACAGCCCGTGGTTTCGGGCTCAGTGTCTACCACTGCTTTTCAGAGCTGGAGGACGCCCTGCATGAACTGGAGCGTTACACCATGGGCTACGTGGACAACTACCTGCACGACGGTCGAGAGATGCTGAGGGAAGCCAAGCAGCGTCGACAGCGCCTTCAGGATGAGCGGCGTCGCCTGGAGATCTGA
- a CDS encoding iron uptake porin, which translates to RLIKEFERELAIIRGRVDGLEARVGELEATQFSTTTKLKAKTVWVAGATKAKGDNYNTGGEKGARDAYNSEWGAFTFSYDLRLGLKTSFSGKDLLYTRLRAGNMGDASVWDGNGVALNKLDTAAPGGNLVEIDRLYYRFPLGSSFTIQAGPLTRNTEMMGYKASAYAKGGTKILDFFGGSLGVPGVWNKETGGGLGAIYTNKKQVEKGDPYFTVAANYVADSGEANDSNPNSGGFMTDNSEANFTSQIAYGNKQWGLAAGYRYGQCGAKFRTATEFAKSDKYGTPCSVATGTFIDGDGEEQDIIERSGASSNSFSFNAFWRPEDSGWMPSISAGVGASYLNGNGAWDDNTNKRAMASWMAGLTWNDVFLEGNALGYAVGQPQFVYDVEDGFVADGGYAMELWYSFQVTDNIQVTPAVYWLSRPFGDDTQNVKGDYKSLGVFGGLLMTTFKF; encoded by the coding sequence GTCGCCTGATCAAGGAATTTGAAAGAGAACTCGCCATCATCCGTGGCCGCGTCGATGGCCTTGAGGCCCGCGTTGGTGAACTGGAAGCAACCCAGTTCTCCACCACCACCAAGCTGAAAGCCAAAACCGTCTGGGTTGCTGGTGCGACGAAGGCCAAAGGTGACAACTACAACACCGGTGGCGAGAAAGGTGCTCGCGATGCCTACAACTCTGAATGGGGCGCCTTCACGTTCAGCTACGACCTGCGCCTGGGTCTGAAAACATCCTTCTCCGGTAAGGATCTGCTCTATACCCGTCTGCGTGCAGGCAACATGGGTGACGCCAGTGTGTGGGACGGCAACGGGGTCGCTTTGAACAAACTTGACACGGCCGCCCCGGGTGGAAACCTTGTTGAGATCGACCGTCTCTACTACCGCTTCCCCCTAGGTAGCAGTTTCACCATCCAGGCTGGTCCGCTGACCCGGAACACCGAGATGATGGGATACAAGGCCAGTGCCTATGCCAAGGGCGGCACCAAGATCCTCGACTTCTTCGGTGGATCCCTCGGCGTTCCTGGTGTCTGGAACAAAGAGACCGGTGGTGGCTTGGGAGCCATCTACACCAACAAGAAGCAAGTCGAGAAGGGTGACCCCTACTTCACCGTTGCTGCCAACTATGTGGCTGACTCCGGAGAGGCCAATGACAGCAACCCGAATTCGGGTGGCTTCATGACCGACAACTCCGAAGCGAACTTCACCTCTCAGATTGCCTACGGCAACAAGCAGTGGGGTTTGGCCGCCGGTTATCGCTACGGCCAGTGCGGAGCCAAGTTCCGTACCGCTACTGAGTTCGCCAAGAGCGACAAATACGGAACCCCTTGCAGCGTCGCAACCGGCACCTTCATTGATGGCGACGGCGAAGAGCAGGACATCATCGAGCGTTCCGGCGCGTCCAGCAACAGTTTCTCCTTCAATGCGTTCTGGCGTCCTGAGGATTCCGGTTGGATGCCGTCGATCAGTGCCGGTGTTGGTGCGTCTTATCTGAATGGCAACGGTGCTTGGGATGACAACACCAACAAGCGGGCCATGGCCAGTTGGATGGCGGGTCTCACCTGGAACGATGTCTTCCTAGAAGGCAATGCTCTGGGTTACGCCGTGGGTCAGCCCCAATTCGTTTACGACGTCGAAGACGGCTTTGTGGCCGATGGCGGCTACGCCATGGAACTCTGGTACAGCTTCCAGGTCACCGACAATATCCAGGTCACACCTGCGGTTTACTGGCTCAGCCGTCCCTTCGGCGACGACACCCAGAACGTCAAAGGCGACTACAAGTCCCTCGGCGTTTTCGGTGGCCTGTTGATGACCACCTTCAAGTTCTGA
- a CDS encoding S-layer homology domain-containing protein, with protein MLKKLLASFQVSLFAILVKSCGAKLFQALLIYPTVLLPFLAPPAAQAAELNIDSVSDYSGSLDLEQAKQLLQQVTSVNQFNDVYPTDWAYQALVRLVKTYGCVAGYPNGSFRGYIPITRNEAAALLASCLDRVSEMTEEVERLIEEFKTELEFVAGSIMLLEDRVGTLEANQFSTTTKLKGKSVFTMGATKAYGTTNGSKYYWNFDKKYKMVTIDGNETSIGETVNSRYWKKTRKAWLTVHNKDGSFRKKGGLEGLQLLEGTGLEKYYKDVDSRKFRQRKNWEKDGTGGAARAYNNQYGAWYFNYENKINFKTSFTGKDLLYASFTAGNFCDSAFAGDGVGLAKLSTAPCTDNSLGLGRLYYRFPYKNDELIDHTFTFIAGPMARNTESLGIWPSAYNLGADRILDWTSLAGAPNVYNKATGPLFGIIYKEKKEIKGDPAFSFSVNYVSLAGRGNSSDSTEGGMFTANSQASVLTQVGWGGAEYGAAFAYRYGQCGTGKRRGTNFLAAEEFNNQCTYDVWNWDNKPIYTGDFVAERADRSSHNFAISGYWNPESEG; from the coding sequence TTGCTGAAGAAGCTTTTGGCTTCTTTTCAAGTTTCTTTATTCGCTATTCTTGTGAAATCCTGTGGAGCGAAACTATTTCAGGCGTTGCTGATCTACCCCACGGTCTTATTGCCATTTTTAGCTCCACCCGCAGCGCAAGCAGCTGAGCTGAACATCGACTCTGTTTCTGATTATTCGGGTAGCCTTGATCTAGAGCAGGCGAAACAGTTACTCCAGCAGGTAACGAGTGTTAACCAGTTCAATGATGTCTACCCAACAGATTGGGCTTATCAGGCTTTGGTTCGTCTTGTAAAGACGTACGGATGTGTGGCTGGTTATCCCAATGGTAGTTTCCGCGGTTATATCCCCATTACGCGGAACGAGGCGGCAGCGTTGTTGGCCTCCTGCCTCGATAGAGTTAGTGAAATGACAGAAGAAGTTGAACGGCTAATCGAGGAATTCAAAACGGAACTCGAATTTGTTGCTGGCAGCATCATGCTGCTGGAGGATCGAGTTGGTACTTTGGAGGCTAATCAATTCTCCACCACAACGAAGCTCAAGGGTAAAAGTGTGTTCACGATGGGCGCGACAAAGGCCTATGGAACAACCAACGGTTCGAAATATTATTGGAACTTTGACAAGAAATACAAAATGGTTACTATTGATGGCAATGAAACATCAATTGGAGAAACTGTTAATAGTCGATATTGGAAAAAGACCCGAAAAGCTTGGCTAACAGTTCATAACAAAGACGGCAGTTTCCGTAAAAAGGGAGGTCTTGAGGGCTTGCAGCTGCTTGAAGGAACCGGGCTTGAAAAGTACTACAAAGATGTGGATTCTCGGAAGTTTCGTCAGCGTAAGAACTGGGAAAAAGATGGTACAGGAGGTGCTGCTCGCGCTTATAACAATCAATATGGTGCCTGGTACTTCAACTATGAGAATAAAATCAATTTCAAGACGAGTTTTACTGGGAAAGATTTGCTTTATGCGAGTTTTACTGCTGGCAACTTCTGCGATAGTGCTTTCGCAGGTGATGGTGTGGGTTTAGCAAAGCTTAGTACAGCTCCATGTACGGATAATTCATTAGGGCTGGGACGTCTTTACTATCGGTTCCCATATAAAAATGATGAATTGATTGATCACACTTTCACCTTCATTGCAGGGCCAATGGCAAGGAATACAGAATCTTTGGGCATCTGGCCTTCCGCATATAATTTAGGTGCAGATCGAATATTGGACTGGACTTCTCTCGCGGGAGCTCCCAACGTTTACAACAAGGCGACGGGCCCTTTGTTTGGTATTATTTATAAAGAGAAGAAGGAAATCAAAGGAGATCCAGCATTTTCATTCTCCGTTAACTATGTATCTTTAGCTGGTCGTGGTAACTCCAGCGATTCAACTGAAGGGGGTATGTTCACGGCAAATTCTCAAGCAAGTGTCTTGACTCAGGTCGGTTGGGGTGGTGCTGAATATGGTGCAGCTTTTGCTTACCGCTATGGTCAATGTGGGACAGGGAAGCGGCGTGGAACTAACTTTTTAGCGGCTGAAGAATTTAACAATCAATGTACCTACGATGTCTGGAATTGGGATAACAAGCCGATCTACACTGGTGATTTTGTTGCAGAACGAGCGGACCGTTCGTCCCATAACTTCGCAATCAGTGGTTATTGGAATCCGGAATCGGAAGGTTAG
- a CDS encoding iron uptake porin translates to MKLFQQLLVAPAALGLLAPLAVVNSPAAHAADLNIDSVSDYAGSEEQVTSITQFSDVYPTDWAYQALASLIERYGCVAGYPNGTFRGNRAMTRYEAAALLNACLDRITEVTDELRRLIKEFEKELAIIRGRVDGLEARVGELEAAQFSTTTKLNGSTHWVIGAAKYHGAGKDAIAADSGATSFSYDLRLALDTSFTGKDLLRTRLRSGNMANIFGAAGPVGLFGQEYGVDTGNVVVIDRLFYSFPVGSEFTIVGGPVVRQDDMLPVWPSAYPSDMTMDFFTYAGAPGAYNLALGGGAGVYWQTDGGFSISTSYLSTNAGGGCPNANTGCANAGGLATDAAGSNATTQIAYAPDNWGVAAVYTKASGDNGVGVYGGNATPGAVDVAMSGVSNSYGLSVWWMPEESGWIPSISGGWGLTDIPSSNIAGVKSATTQSWYVGLEWSDVFLMGNSFGIAAGQPTFITDIDTGDDSDYVSGGGYAWEFFYKFQVTDNITVTPAVHYLSKPFPNQSSDNTTTGLSGLVKTTFKF, encoded by the coding sequence ATGAAGCTTTTCCAGCAACTGCTGGTGGCTCCTGCTGCCCTTGGCCTGCTGGCCCCTTTGGCTGTTGTTAACAGCCCCGCAGCACATGCCGCAGACCTGAACATCGACAGCGTGTCCGACTACGCGGGCAGCGAAGAGCAGGTCACCAGCATCACCCAGTTTTCTGATGTTTACCCAACCGACTGGGCTTATCAGGCTCTCGCCAGCCTGATCGAGCGCTACGGCTGTGTCGCCGGTTATCCCAACGGCACCTTCCGCGGCAACCGGGCCATGACCCGTTACGAGGCTGCAGCACTTCTCAATGCCTGCCTCGACCGCATCACTGAGGTCACCGACGAACTGCGTCGCCTGATCAAGGAATTCGAAAAAGAACTCGCCATCATCCGTGGTCGCGTCGATGGCCTCGAGGCCCGCGTTGGTGAACTGGAAGCAGCTCAGTTCTCCACCACCACCAAGCTGAACGGTTCCACCCACTGGGTGATCGGTGCTGCCAAGTACCACGGTGCTGGCAAGGATGCAATTGCTGCGGATTCAGGCGCAACTTCCTTCAGTTACGACCTTCGTCTGGCTCTCGATACCAGCTTCACCGGTAAGGATTTGCTGAGAACACGTTTGCGTTCCGGCAACATGGCCAACATCTTCGGGGCCGCCGGTCCTGTCGGTTTGTTCGGCCAGGAGTACGGCGTTGACACCGGAAACGTTGTTGTCATCGATCGTCTCTTCTACAGCTTCCCGGTCGGAAGCGAGTTCACCATTGTCGGTGGTCCTGTTGTTCGTCAGGACGACATGCTGCCGGTGTGGCCCAGTGCCTATCCGTCTGACATGACGATGGACTTCTTCACCTACGCCGGTGCACCGGGTGCCTACAACCTGGCTCTCGGCGGTGGTGCAGGTGTTTATTGGCAGACCGACGGCGGTTTCAGCATCTCCACCAGCTATTTGTCCACGAACGCTGGAGGCGGTTGCCCCAACGCCAACACTGGTTGTGCAAACGCCGGTGGTCTCGCAACCGATGCAGCTGGTTCCAACGCAACCACCCAGATCGCTTACGCCCCTGATAACTGGGGTGTTGCTGCGGTTTACACCAAGGCTTCCGGCGACAACGGTGTAGGTGTGTACGGCGGTAACGCCACCCCTGGGGCTGTTGATGTGGCCATGTCTGGTGTCTCGAACTCCTACGGCCTGAGCGTCTGGTGGATGCCTGAGGAATCCGGTTGGATTCCTTCAATCAGTGGCGGTTGGGGCCTGACAGATATCCCCAGCAGCAACATTGCGGGTGTCAAGAGTGCCACGACCCAGTCCTGGTATGTCGGTCTTGAGTGGAGCGATGTGTTCCTGATGGGCAATTCCTTCGGTATTGCCGCTGGTCAGCCAACCTTCATCACAGACATCGACACCGGAGACGACTCTGATTACGTTTCCGGCGGTGGTTATGCCTGGGAATTCTTCTATAAGTTCCAGGTCACCGACAACATCACGGTCACCCCGGCTGTTCACTACCTGAGCAAGCCGTTCCCCAACCAGTCCAGCGACAACACAACGACTGGCCTGAGTGGTCTTGTGAAGACAACCTTCAAGTTCTGA
- a CDS encoding carbohydrate porin: MPSVSASYSESHVKGYGFKKGSPISSSSWFLGLKWDNVFDLGNDIGFAIGQPNHATNLKGGYGVYDGNYLMELFASFQVTDNLMVTPAVFWLTRPLGQFTDNFTNDQDPSKNSTFGVFGGLIQSTFRF, translated from the coding sequence ATTCCCTCAGTCTCGGCAAGCTACTCAGAGAGTCATGTCAAGGGCTATGGCTTCAAAAAGGGATCGCCGATCTCAAGCAGTTCTTGGTTCCTCGGGCTTAAATGGGACAACGTCTTTGACCTCGGCAATGACATAGGCTTTGCAATCGGTCAGCCTAACCATGCCACTAATTTGAAGGGTGGTTATGGGGTGTACGACGGCAATTATTTGATGGAGCTTTTTGCTTCATTCCAGGTCACCGATAATCTGATGGTGACGCCGGCCGTGTTTTGGCTGACGCGTCCACTCGGGCAATTCACTGATAATTTCACCAACGATCAGGACCCCAGTAAGAACAGTACCTTTGGAGTGTTTGGTGGTTTGATTCAATCCACCTTCAGGTTTTGA
- the cysK gene encoding cysteine synthase A, with product MPIAPDITALIGGTPLVRLNRLPQACGCRAEILAKLESFNPSASVKDRIASAMVLEAELAGTISPGRTVLVEPTSGNTGIALAMVAAARGYRLILTMPDSMSTERRAMLRAYGAELQLTDGALGMNGAIALARELVAEIPEAYLLQQFDNPANPAVHERTTAEEIWRDTAGQIDAFVAGVGTGGTITGCARLLKQRQPQLQVIAVEPSASAVLSGGSPGAHRIQGIGAGFVPAVFDRGVVDEIVPIDDDDAMEIGRRLAREEGLLCGVSSGAAVAAALRVGQRPEMDGRRLVVVLASYGERYLSTPMFSAASTLPARRDGQL from the coding sequence ATGCCCATCGCTCCGGACATCACCGCCTTAATCGGCGGCACGCCATTGGTGCGGCTGAATCGCCTGCCCCAAGCCTGCGGCTGCCGTGCCGAGATCCTGGCCAAATTGGAAAGTTTCAATCCATCGGCGTCGGTGAAGGACCGTATCGCCAGCGCCATGGTGCTGGAGGCGGAGCTGGCCGGCACGATCAGCCCCGGCCGCACCGTTCTGGTGGAACCCACCAGCGGCAACACGGGGATTGCCTTGGCGATGGTGGCGGCAGCTCGGGGCTACCGGCTGATTCTCACCATGCCGGATTCGATGAGCACCGAGCGGCGAGCAATGTTGCGGGCCTATGGCGCCGAGCTGCAGCTCACCGACGGTGCCCTGGGGATGAATGGCGCCATTGCACTGGCTAGAGAGCTGGTTGCGGAGATCCCCGAGGCGTATCTGCTGCAGCAGTTCGACAATCCAGCCAATCCAGCCGTGCATGAACGCACCACGGCCGAGGAGATCTGGCGCGATACGGCAGGTCAGATCGATGCTTTTGTCGCGGGAGTTGGGACCGGCGGAACGATCACCGGTTGTGCCCGTTTGCTCAAGCAGCGTCAGCCGCAGCTTCAGGTGATTGCGGTGGAACCCTCGGCCAGTGCCGTGCTGTCCGGTGGTTCGCCAGGTGCCCACCGCATCCAGGGGATCGGTGCCGGCTTTGTTCCCGCCGTCTTCGATAGGGGGGTCGTAGACGAGATCGTTCCCATCGACGATGACGACGCCATGGAGATCGGGCGGCGCCTGGCCAGAGAGGAGGGATTGCTCTGTGGGGTCAGCAGCGGTGCGGCCGTCGCTGCTGCTTTACGCGTGGGGCAGCGGCCGGAGATGGACGGGCGGCGTCTGGTGGTGGTGCTCGCCAGCTATGGCGAGCGCTATCTCTCCACCCCCATGTTCAGCGCTGCTTCCACCCTGCCCGCACGCAGAGATGGACAGCTGTGA